A stretch of the Desulfovibrio porci genome encodes the following:
- a CDS encoding 4Fe-4S dicluster domain-containing protein, whose translation MSMTRFVTSDGLPGLLAFLSQNGRRVLVPVEKPANKRSVVFEPWSQGMPFTLEKATVPPKAAVLPQCETLVRYKKSKDPENPERVTMSLDDGIEVQPTVVFACRPCDARGFSVLDRPYLEGPFADPYYKARREALTVVTITCPSGCNTCFCHWVGGGPSSPEGSDVLMTEVEGGYVLQAVTPKGEELLAASSLPDGAEQFPLAEAARKAAWATLEPAPNIKGAPEKLAALFTDTEFWQSWTDRCLSCGACTYFCPTCYCFSITDEGEGLSEKGGRRLRSWDNCMSSLFTREASGHNPRMLKAFRMRNRVSHKFSTYPENWGAFSCNGCGRCISNCPVCLDIRAIVLAALNADQATAE comes from the coding sequence ATGAGCATGACCCGCTTTGTCACATCCGACGGCCTGCCCGGCCTTCTGGCCTTCCTCTCGCAAAACGGCCGGCGCGTGCTTGTACCGGTGGAAAAACCGGCCAACAAGCGCTCCGTGGTCTTCGAGCCGTGGAGCCAGGGCATGCCCTTCACCCTGGAAAAAGCCACCGTGCCGCCCAAGGCCGCGGTGCTGCCCCAGTGTGAAACCCTGGTGCGCTATAAAAAGAGCAAGGACCCGGAAAATCCCGAGCGCGTGACCATGAGCCTGGACGACGGCATTGAGGTCCAGCCCACGGTGGTCTTTGCCTGCCGCCCCTGCGACGCGCGCGGCTTTTCCGTGCTGGACCGGCCCTATCTGGAAGGCCCCTTTGCCGACCCCTATTACAAAGCCCGGCGCGAGGCGCTCACGGTGGTCACCATCACCTGCCCCAGCGGCTGCAACACCTGTTTCTGCCACTGGGTGGGCGGCGGCCCCTCTTCCCCCGAGGGGTCGGACGTGCTGATGACCGAAGTGGAAGGCGGCTACGTGCTCCAGGCCGTGACGCCCAAGGGCGAGGAACTGCTGGCGGCCTCCAGCCTGCCCGACGGCGCGGAACAGTTCCCCCTGGCCGAAGCGGCGCGCAAGGCCGCCTGGGCCACGCTGGAACCCGCGCCGAACATCAAGGGCGCGCCGGAAAAACTGGCGGCCCTGTTCACCGACACGGAGTTCTGGCAGAGCTGGACCGACCGCTGCCTGTCCTGCGGGGCCTGCACCTACTTCTGCCCCACCTGTTACTGCTTCAGCATCACGGACGAAGGCGAGGGCCTGAGCGAAAAAGGCGGACGCCGCCTGCGCAGCTGGGACAACTGCATGTCCTCGTTGTTCACCCGCGAGGCCAGCGGCCACAACCCGCGCATGCTCAAGGCTTTCCGCATGCGCAACCGCGTGTCGCACAAGTTCTCCACCTATCCTGAAAACTGGGGGGCGTTCTCCTGCAACGGCTGCGGCCGCTGCATCAGCAACTGTCCCGTTTGCCTGGACATCCGCGCCATAGTGCTCGCCGCGCTCAACGCAGACCAGGCCACCGCCGAGTAG